The following coding sequences are from one Enterococcus sp. 4G2_DIV0659 window:
- a CDS encoding pyridoxal phosphate-dependent aminotransferase, with protein sequence MDLTKRFNKQVDKIAVSMIRQFDEQVTDIEGIIKLTLGEPDFNTPEHVKTAAHDAINANFSHYSGMSGLTDLREAATFFMKEKYGVSYKPTSEVLVTVGATEAISASLLSILEPGDKVLMPAPIYPGYEPVITLAQAEPVYIDTRANQFVLTPDMIEAAMFEHGEKVKAIILNYPSNPTGVTYNREEVKAIAEVLKKYSIFVISDEIYSELTYDEQHVSIAEFIPEQTILINGLSKSHAMTGWRIGFIFGPQPLIAEIIKVHQYLVTAASTISQKAAVRALVEGINDAAIMKEEYRKRRDFVYEQMTSFGFEVARPNGAFYIFAKIPSDYETDSMKFCVDLAQKQAVAIIPGIAFGKEAQGYVRISYAADFEILKEAMKRIGNYMDTKNV encoded by the coding sequence ATGGATTTGACGAAACGATTTAATAAACAAGTAGACAAAATTGCAGTATCGATGATTCGCCAGTTTGACGAACAAGTGACAGATATTGAAGGAATCATCAAACTAACTTTAGGAGAGCCGGATTTTAATACGCCAGAGCATGTAAAAACAGCCGCACATGATGCCATTAATGCAAATTTTTCTCATTATTCTGGCATGTCAGGTTTAACAGATCTTCGTGAAGCAGCAACATTTTTCATGAAGGAAAAATATGGTGTAAGCTACAAACCAACATCGGAAGTTTTGGTCACTGTTGGAGCTACTGAAGCAATTTCAGCTAGTTTATTATCTATTTTGGAACCAGGAGATAAAGTGTTGATGCCAGCACCTATTTATCCTGGATATGAACCAGTAATTACGTTAGCACAAGCTGAGCCGGTTTATATTGATACTCGAGCTAATCAGTTCGTTTTAACGCCTGATATGATTGAAGCAGCTATGTTTGAACATGGAGAAAAAGTGAAGGCGATTATTTTAAACTATCCAAGTAATCCCACTGGAGTGACCTATAATCGTGAAGAAGTCAAAGCGATTGCAGAGGTATTAAAGAAATACTCGATTTTTGTAATAAGTGATGAAATATATAGTGAACTGACTTACGATGAGCAACATGTATCAATCGCTGAGTTTATCCCTGAGCAAACAATTTTGATTAATGGGTTATCCAAATCTCATGCAATGACAGGATGGCGTATTGGGTTTATTTTTGGACCACAGCCTTTGATTGCTGAGATTATTAAAGTACACCAATACTTAGTGACAGCGGCGTCCACGATTTCACAAAAAGCCGCTGTCAGAGCATTGGTGGAAGGGATAAATGATGCAGCAATAATGAAAGAAGAATATCGTAAACGTCGAGACTTTGTTTATGAACAAATGACAAGTTTCGGCTTTGAAGTTGCTCGTCCCAACGGAGCTTTTTATATTTTTGCTAAAATTCCAAGTGATTACGAAACAGATTCAATGAAATTCTGCGTGGACTTAGCTCAAAAACAAGCAGTGGCAATTATCCCAGGTATTGCGTTTGGCAAGGAAGCACAAGGCTATGTTCGAATCAGTTATGCTGCAGATTTTGAGATTCTCAAAGAAGCAATGAAAAGAATAGGCAATTACATGGACACAAAAAACGTCTAG
- the hisC gene encoding histidinol-phosphate transaminase: MKGIRTIIPYIPGEQPNYPTMIKLNTNENPYPPSPKIEAILKSFNSEQLKRYSSTDNLSLKKSLAFKHGVTPEYFLIGNGSDEVLAFCFMAFFNSSEPILFPDITYGFYKVWADLFHIPFQEIPLNNAYQINIDDYIQPNGGIVIANPNAPTSLIKPLSEIEELIRQNPDVMVIIDEAYIDFGGESALSLLESYPNLVIIRTLSKSRSLAGLRVGYAIGQPKYIRIAESIKSSFNPYSVDSLAETLATAAIEDEKYYTETIEKICKTRDWFSQSIAHLGFQSFTSKTNFILTTHSKLSMEDLYHYLEKQDIFVRYFPKIERLRNYLRISIGSQEEMNEVYQKLAHYVESNRTKA, translated from the coding sequence ATGAAAGGAATAAGAACTATCATCCCCTATATTCCAGGAGAACAACCGAATTATCCAACCATGATAAAATTAAATACAAATGAGAATCCTTACCCGCCTTCACCAAAAATAGAAGCTATATTAAAAAGTTTCAATTCTGAACAATTAAAACGATACAGTTCTACTGATAACCTTTCTTTAAAAAAATCTCTGGCTTTTAAACATGGTGTCACTCCAGAATATTTTCTAATTGGAAATGGCTCAGATGAAGTGCTTGCATTTTGTTTTATGGCGTTTTTCAATAGTTCAGAACCTATTTTATTTCCAGATATTACGTATGGTTTTTACAAAGTCTGGGCGGATTTATTTCATATTCCCTTTCAGGAAATACCTCTTAATAATGCATATCAAATAAACATTGATGACTACATCCAGCCAAACGGCGGCATCGTCATCGCAAACCCGAATGCTCCAACTAGTTTAATCAAACCTCTCAGTGAAATCGAAGAATTAATTCGTCAAAATCCTGATGTAATGGTGATTATTGATGAAGCCTATATTGATTTTGGCGGCGAATCCGCTCTGTCCCTTTTGGAGTCATACCCAAATCTGGTCATTATTCGAACACTTTCTAAATCTCGTTCGTTGGCTGGTTTACGAGTTGGCTATGCCATAGGTCAGCCAAAATATATTCGTATCGCTGAAAGTATCAAGTCCTCCTTTAATCCTTATTCAGTTGATTCCTTAGCTGAAACCTTAGCAACTGCAGCAATTGAAGATGAAAAGTATTATACTGAAACGATAGAAAAGATTTGTAAAACAAGAGACTGGTTTTCACAAAGTATTGCTCATTTAGGCTTTCAGTCTTTTACTTCTAAAACAAATTTTATTTTAACAACCCATTCTAAATTGAGTATGGAAGACTTGTATCACTATTTGGAAAAGCAAGATATTTTCGTACGATATTTCCCCAAAATTGAACGACTGAGAAATTATTTAAGAATCTCAATTGGGTCACAAGAAGAAATGAATGAGGTGTATCAGAAATTAGCTCATTACGTGGAAAGTAATAGAACGAAAGCATAA
- a CDS encoding LysR family transcriptional regulator, with product MNIQQMKYVVAVANNGSFREAAKKLFITQPSLSNGIRELEEEIGVTLFIRTNKGASLTEEGLTFLEHAEKILTQMEIIENRYQEITTSERFSISSQHYDFLGEVMGKVIQQFKEQYKNFRVFETTTLKVIEDVKSYHSELGIIYLNSQNQSGIERYLEQANLTYDVVGSFNTHIFLGKEHPLAKQKEIQLEQLCCYPQVRFTQEGSNFAYFSEDLIENQEQETVIYTNDRGTLMNLLVETDAYASGSGVVTGFTKKEIRLVPLAESTKNKICVLYQKNKPISKIGKFFINELKQLF from the coding sequence ATGAATATTCAACAGATGAAATATGTTGTAGCCGTTGCGAATAATGGCAGTTTTCGTGAAGCAGCAAAGAAACTGTTTATCACACAACCAAGTTTGTCCAATGGTATTCGTGAGCTCGAAGAAGAAATCGGAGTTACTTTATTTATTCGAACCAATAAAGGTGCTTCTTTGACCGAAGAGGGATTGACTTTTTTAGAACATGCGGAAAAAATTTTGACTCAAATGGAAATTATTGAAAATCGTTACCAAGAAATCACAACCAGTGAGCGTTTTTCTATCTCCTCTCAACATTATGATTTTTTAGGTGAAGTGATGGGGAAAGTGATCCAGCAATTTAAGGAACAATATAAAAATTTCCGTGTATTTGAAACAACAACATTAAAAGTAATTGAAGATGTGAAAAGCTATCACAGTGAACTTGGAATCATTTATTTAAATAGTCAAAATCAATCTGGGATAGAGCGTTATTTAGAACAAGCAAATTTGACCTATGATGTTGTTGGTAGTTTTAACACCCATATTTTCCTTGGAAAAGAACATCCGCTTGCGAAGCAAAAAGAAATTCAGTTGGAACAGCTTTGTTGTTATCCCCAAGTTCGTTTTACACAAGAAGGAAGTAATTTTGCTTATTTTTCTGAGGATTTAATTGAAAATCAGGAGCAAGAAACGGTGATTTACACCAATGATCGTGGGACATTGATGAATTTATTAGTTGAAACCGACGCCTATGCATCTGGTTCGGGTGTTGTGACAGGGTTTACCAAGAAAGAGATTCGTTTAGTACCATTAGCTGAAAGCACAAAGAACAAAATTTGCGTGCTTTATCAAAAGAATAAACCAATCAGTAAAATTGGCAAATTTTTTATCAACGAATTAAAACAATTATTTTAA
- a CDS encoding carbonic anhydrase has product MKNIRNMDVEWGYTGDRGPEHWHTLCDWFSLGAKYPYQSPINLSKDLVNGVSEDRAITFCYKNEEFTEKEFKNTFHFVPPNTESYIVFEDEKYYLTDIHFHTPSEHTFDGEHCPLEFHLVHMNNSGDNLVVGCLFTIGTEENKFSKEQAAFVWNSQTHQQWFDPSIFLPEQKSHFHYLGSLTTPPTKGPVHWFVFDSVQNMDQDFFQRIHEGMLPFNNRPVQPLNGRKVYFSE; this is encoded by the coding sequence ATGAAAAATATTAGAAATATGGATGTAGAATGGGGCTATACGGGAGATCGTGGTCCTGAACATTGGCATACGTTATGTGATTGGTTTTCACTAGGAGCAAAATATCCGTATCAATCACCGATCAATCTATCAAAAGACTTAGTGAATGGCGTATCAGAAGATCGAGCCATTACTTTTTGTTATAAAAATGAAGAATTTACTGAAAAAGAATTTAAGAATACCTTTCATTTTGTTCCGCCAAATACAGAAAGTTATATTGTTTTTGAAGATGAAAAATATTATTTAACCGATATCCATTTCCATACACCAAGTGAGCATACGTTTGACGGAGAACATTGTCCACTTGAATTTCATCTTGTTCATATGAATAATTCTGGTGATAACTTAGTTGTGGGCTGTCTTTTTACGATTGGTACAGAAGAAAACAAGTTTTCAAAAGAGCAAGCAGCGTTTGTTTGGAATTCACAAACCCATCAGCAATGGTTTGATCCGTCAATTTTTTTACCAGAACAAAAGTCTCATTTTCATTATTTAGGTTCACTAACAACACCACCAACAAAAGGACCTGTTCATTGGTTTGTGTTTGATTCTGTTCAGAACATGGATCAGGATTTTTTTCAACGAATCCATGAAGGAATGTTGCCATTCAATAATCGTCCAGTTCAACCACTTAATGGACGCAAAGTCTATTTTTCTGAGTAA
- the pyrF gene encoding orotidine-5'-phosphate decarboxylase, with protein MSLRPIIALDFSSREEVESFLVKFPSEESLFVKVGMELFYQEGPEIVRWLKELGHSIFLDLKLHDIPNTVEKAMTGIAKLGVEITNVHAAGGIQMMEAAKAGLEKGTNPGENPPVLIAVTQLTSTSETQMHHDQLINVSLKESVRHYAKCAEQAGLAGVVCSALEVEEIRNTTNEHFVCLTPGIRPSGSDVGDQKRVVTPNDARTIGSTYIVVGRPITQASDPYQAYTTVKKEWSGENK; from the coding sequence ATGAGTCTACGACCAATTATCGCATTAGATTTTTCTTCACGAGAAGAAGTAGAAAGTTTTTTAGTGAAGTTTCCAAGTGAAGAATCATTATTTGTCAAAGTAGGAATGGAATTGTTTTATCAAGAAGGACCTGAAATTGTTCGATGGTTAAAAGAGTTAGGTCATTCTATTTTTCTTGATTTAAAACTACATGATATTCCAAATACCGTGGAAAAAGCGATGACAGGTATAGCAAAACTTGGGGTAGAGATAACAAATGTTCATGCAGCAGGCGGGATTCAAATGATGGAAGCTGCGAAGGCAGGATTAGAAAAAGGAACGAATCCAGGAGAAAATCCCCCTGTATTGATTGCTGTGACACAACTTACATCGACAAGTGAAACACAAATGCATCATGATCAATTGATTAATGTTTCTTTAAAAGAAAGTGTACGCCACTATGCAAAATGTGCAGAACAGGCTGGATTAGCAGGAGTTGTCTGCTCAGCGTTAGAAGTAGAAGAGATTCGCAACACAACAAATGAGCACTTTGTCTGTTTAACACCAGGGATTCGACCAAGCGGAAGCGATGTTGGCGATCAAAAACGAGTAGTAACGCCAAATGATGCAAGAACAATTGGCTCAACCTATATTGTTGTCGGACGACCAATTACTCAAGCAAGTGATCCTTATCAAGCGTACACAACAGTCAAAAAAGAATGGAGTGGGGAAAATAAATGA
- a CDS encoding dihydroorotate dehydrogenase: MMTNPLAVSIPGLTLKNPIIPASGCFGFGEEYAKYYDLSKLGSIMVKATTPQARFGNETPRVAETPSGMLNAIGLQNPGLDVVMNKKLPALEAYDLPIIANVAGACEEDYVEVCRRIGDAKNVTAIELNISCPNVKHGGIAFGTDPDVAFQLTQAVKKVSNVPIYVKLSPNVTDIVPIAQAIEAGGADGFSMINTLLGMRIDLKTRRPILANQTGGLSGPAIKPVAIRLIHQVAQISKLPIIGMGGVQTVDDVLEMFMAGASAVGVGTANFTDPYICPKLIDALPQRMAELGIESLEQLIKEVREGRNQ; the protein is encoded by the coding sequence ATGATGACGAATCCTTTAGCAGTGTCGATCCCTGGATTAACACTAAAAAATCCAATCATTCCAGCTAGTGGGTGTTTTGGATTTGGAGAGGAGTACGCTAAGTACTATGATCTAAGTAAGTTAGGGTCGATTATGGTCAAAGCAACAACGCCTCAAGCACGCTTTGGTAATGAAACACCAAGAGTGGCAGAAACACCGAGCGGGATGCTCAATGCCATCGGACTTCAAAACCCTGGCTTAGATGTGGTTATGAATAAAAAACTCCCTGCCTTAGAAGCCTACGATTTGCCAATTATTGCTAACGTCGCTGGTGCTTGTGAAGAGGACTACGTGGAGGTTTGTCGTAGAATCGGCGATGCGAAAAATGTCACAGCCATCGAATTGAATATCTCATGTCCTAATGTAAAACATGGAGGCATAGCTTTTGGAACGGATCCAGATGTGGCTTTTCAATTGACACAGGCTGTCAAAAAAGTGTCTAACGTGCCGATTTATGTAAAATTATCGCCAAATGTAACAGATATCGTGCCGATTGCACAAGCGATTGAGGCTGGAGGAGCAGATGGTTTTTCAATGATTAATACATTATTAGGCATGCGTATTGACTTAAAAACACGTCGCCCTATTTTAGCCAATCAAACAGGAGGCTTATCTGGTCCTGCAATCAAACCAGTAGCTATTCGTTTGATACATCAGGTTGCCCAAATATCTAAATTACCGATTATTGGAATGGGCGGTGTCCAAACAGTAGATGATGTGTTGGAAATGTTTATGGCTGGTGCAAGTGCAGTTGGTGTTGGAACTGCCAACTTTACTGATCCATATATTTGTCCTAAACTGATTGATGCTTTACCTCAAAGAATGGCAGAGCTTGGTATCGAATCACTAGAACAATTAATCAAAGAAGTCAGAGAGGGAAGAAATCAATGA
- a CDS encoding dihydroorotate dehydrogenase electron transfer subunit — MKQEIMTIVSQQKLAPRIFKMTLTGQLVNEMEKPGQFIHIKVPREDMLLRRPISLNQIDRQAQTCTIIYRTEGDGTAVFSKLSAGDTLDVMGPLGNGFDVNCLSVGQKAYIIGGGIGIPPMYELSKQLKEKGIEVVHFLGYASKEVAYFQEEFLALGDTRFATDDGSFGVKGNVGNLLLDALKEEQPDAVYACGANGMLKMVAQVFSENPNVFLSMEQRMACGMGACYACVCHVPNDETGTKSVKVCDEGPIFRASEVIL, encoded by the coding sequence ATGAAGCAAGAAATAATGACGATCGTTTCTCAACAAAAATTGGCTCCTAGAATCTTTAAAATGACTTTAACAGGTCAGTTAGTTAACGAGATGGAAAAGCCAGGTCAATTTATTCATATAAAAGTACCGAGAGAAGACATGCTGTTAAGAAGACCAATTAGTTTGAATCAAATTGATAGACAAGCTCAGACTTGTACCATCATCTACCGAACGGAGGGAGATGGGACAGCGGTTTTTTCTAAATTATCTGCTGGTGATACCTTAGATGTAATGGGTCCTTTAGGGAATGGCTTTGATGTGAATTGTTTATCTGTGGGACAAAAAGCTTATATTATTGGTGGTGGGATCGGTATTCCGCCGATGTATGAGCTATCAAAACAATTGAAGGAAAAAGGGATAGAAGTTGTTCACTTTCTTGGCTATGCCTCAAAAGAAGTTGCCTATTTCCAAGAGGAATTTTTAGCATTAGGCGATACCCGATTTGCCACAGATGACGGTTCATTTGGCGTAAAAGGCAATGTTGGAAATTTGTTGTTGGATGCACTAAAAGAAGAGCAACCTGATGCAGTGTATGCTTGTGGCGCAAATGGGATGTTAAAAATGGTTGCACAAGTTTTTTCTGAAAATCCTAATGTTTTTCTTTCCATGGAACAGCGGATGGCTTGCGGCATGGGGGCTTGTTATGCATGTGTATGTCATGTGCCCAATGATGAAACAGGCACAAAAAGTGTCAAAGTATGTGATGAAGGTCCGATATTTAGAGCAAGTGAGGTAATTCTATGA
- the carB gene encoding carbamoyl-phosphate synthase large subunit, giving the protein MPKRTDIKKIMVIGSGPIIIGQAAEFDYAGTQACLALKEEGYEVVLVNSNPATIMTDKEIADQVYIEPITLEFVSRILRKECPDAILPTLGGQTGLNMAMELASSGILDELKIELLGTKLSAIDQAEDRDLFKQLMEELDQPIPESEIVNTVEQAVEFANTIGYPIIVRPAFTLGGTGGGMCDNEEELRIVAENGLKLSPVTQCLIEKSIAGFKEIEYEVMRDSADNAIVVCNMENFDPVGIHTGDSIVFAPSQTLSDHEYQLLRDASLKIIRALKIEGGCNVQLALDPHSFNYYVIEVNPRVSRSSALASKATGYPIAKLAAKIAVGLTLDEMKNPVTETTYAEFEPALDYVVAKIPRWPFDKFEKGERRLGTQMKATGEVMAIGRNIEESLLKAIRSLEIGAYHNELKELQAVSDELLTEKMVKAQDDRLFYLSEAIRRGYPIEELAQLTKIDLFFLDKLLHIVELENELKENIKDDGLLKEAKQNGFTDRKIAELWQLNEQEVKKYRQEQKIIPVYKMVDTCAAEFESQTPYFYSTYEFENESVRSEKPSVLVLGSGPIRIGQGVEFDYATVHSVKAIQEAGFEAIIMNSNPETVSTDFSISDKLYFEPLTLEDVMNVIELEQPTGVIVQFGGQTAINLAEPLAKAGVKILGTSIEDLDRAENRNLFEQALQELAIPQPLGDTATSAEEAVAVANKIGYPVLVRPSYVLGGRAMEIVENQKDLEDYMYNAVKASPEHPVLVDRYLLGKECEVDAICDGETVLIPGIMEHIERAGVHSGDSMAVYPPQTLSQEIQNTIADYTKKLALGLNCIGMMNIQFVIHEEKVYVIEVNPRASRTVPFLSKITGIPMAQVATKAILGQKLKELDYQDGLYPESRQVHIKAPVFSFTKLQKVDTYLGPEMKSTGEVMGSDYSLEKALYKAFEASGLHLPSFGSVLFTIADETKAEALELAKRFKEIGYSLIATKGTAQYLEKNGLLVKTVDKIHQGGKETVLDLIRSGEAQLVVNTMDKNRSDLNQDGFLIRREAVEHGVPLFTSLDTAEAILTVLESRAFSTEAI; this is encoded by the coding sequence ATGCCAAAAAGAACAGATATCAAGAAAATTATGGTTATCGGTTCAGGACCAATTATTATCGGTCAAGCCGCAGAATTTGACTACGCAGGTACGCAAGCATGTCTTGCTTTAAAGGAAGAAGGATATGAAGTCGTTCTAGTCAATTCAAATCCTGCTACAATTATGACAGATAAAGAAATTGCTGATCAAGTCTATATTGAACCTATTACATTAGAATTTGTTTCCCGTATTTTAAGAAAAGAATGTCCAGATGCGATACTGCCGACGCTAGGTGGTCAAACTGGGTTGAATATGGCTATGGAATTAGCCAGTTCAGGTATTCTAGATGAACTAAAAATTGAATTATTAGGAACAAAGTTAAGTGCGATTGATCAAGCGGAAGACAGAGATTTATTCAAACAATTAATGGAAGAGTTGGATCAGCCAATACCAGAAAGTGAGATCGTAAATACTGTAGAACAAGCAGTTGAGTTTGCCAATACCATTGGTTATCCAATCATCGTTCGTCCAGCGTTTACTTTAGGCGGAACAGGTGGAGGCATGTGTGACAATGAAGAAGAGCTTCGGATCGTCGCTGAAAATGGCTTGAAATTATCGCCCGTAACTCAATGCTTGATTGAAAAAAGTATTGCCGGTTTTAAAGAAATTGAATATGAAGTGATGCGAGATTCAGCAGATAATGCGATTGTTGTCTGCAATATGGAAAATTTTGATCCTGTAGGCATCCATACTGGGGACTCGATTGTTTTTGCTCCAAGTCAAACATTATCTGACCATGAATACCAACTGTTACGTGATGCGTCACTTAAAATTATTAGAGCATTAAAAATAGAAGGCGGCTGTAACGTTCAGTTAGCGCTTGACCCACATAGTTTCAATTATTATGTGATTGAAGTAAATCCTCGTGTTTCCCGATCATCCGCATTAGCAAGTAAAGCAACAGGCTATCCTATCGCCAAATTAGCCGCAAAAATTGCTGTAGGGTTAACGTTGGATGAAATGAAAAACCCTGTAACAGAAACTACGTATGCCGAGTTTGAACCAGCCTTAGATTATGTAGTAGCGAAAATTCCACGTTGGCCATTTGATAAATTTGAAAAAGGCGAACGCCGTTTAGGTACACAAATGAAGGCAACTGGAGAAGTAATGGCAATCGGTCGAAACATTGAAGAATCGTTATTAAAAGCGATCCGTTCACTTGAAATTGGTGCTTATCATAATGAATTAAAAGAATTACAAGCGGTGAGTGATGAGTTATTAACAGAAAAAATGGTGAAAGCTCAAGATGATCGTCTCTTTTATCTCTCTGAAGCAATTCGCCGAGGCTACCCAATTGAAGAGTTGGCGCAGTTAACTAAAATCGATTTGTTTTTCCTAGATAAATTACTTCATATTGTTGAACTTGAAAACGAATTAAAAGAAAATATCAAAGATGATGGATTGCTAAAAGAGGCGAAACAAAATGGTTTTACCGATCGGAAAATCGCTGAACTATGGCAGTTAAATGAACAAGAAGTCAAAAAATATCGGCAAGAACAAAAGATTATTCCAGTATATAAAATGGTTGATACCTGTGCTGCTGAGTTTGAGTCGCAAACACCATACTTTTATAGTACGTATGAATTTGAAAACGAAAGTGTTCGTTCTGAAAAACCATCTGTTCTTGTTCTTGGTTCGGGGCCGATTAGAATCGGTCAAGGTGTCGAATTTGACTATGCGACTGTTCATTCAGTAAAAGCAATTCAAGAAGCAGGCTTTGAAGCAATTATTATGAATAGCAATCCTGAAACAGTTTCAACAGACTTTTCGATTTCAGATAAACTGTATTTTGAGCCGCTGACGTTAGAAGATGTAATGAATGTGATTGAACTGGAACAACCAACAGGCGTTATTGTTCAGTTTGGTGGTCAGACGGCAATTAACTTAGCTGAACCGTTGGCAAAAGCAGGAGTTAAAATCTTAGGGACGTCTATTGAAGATTTGGATCGCGCGGAAAATCGAAATCTATTTGAACAGGCATTACAAGAGTTGGCTATTCCACAGCCACTTGGCGATACAGCAACCAGTGCTGAAGAAGCTGTAGCTGTGGCAAATAAAATCGGTTATCCCGTATTAGTACGACCAAGCTATGTACTTGGCGGACGTGCAATGGAAATTGTAGAAAATCAAAAAGACTTAGAAGACTATATGTATAATGCCGTAAAGGCTTCTCCAGAACATCCTGTTTTAGTGGACAGATATTTGTTGGGAAAAGAATGTGAAGTAGATGCGATTTGCGATGGGGAGACTGTTTTGATTCCTGGTATCATGGAGCATATTGAGCGAGCAGGTGTTCATTCAGGCGATTCAATGGCTGTTTACCCACCACAGACATTATCACAAGAGATACAAAATACGATTGCTGATTATACAAAAAAATTAGCATTAGGGCTAAATTGTATCGGTATGATGAATATCCAGTTTGTCATCCATGAAGAAAAAGTTTACGTCATCGAAGTGAATCCACGAGCAAGCCGAACCGTTCCGTTTTTAAGTAAAATAACAGGTATTCCAATGGCACAAGTAGCAACGAAAGCGATTCTTGGGCAAAAACTAAAGGAACTTGATTATCAAGATGGTTTGTACCCTGAAAGCCGGCAAGTCCATATCAAAGCACCAGTCTTTTCCTTTACTAAATTGCAAAAAGTTGACACCTATTTAGGCCCAGAAATGAAATCAACAGGTGAAGTGATGGGGTCTGACTATAGTTTGGAAAAAGCGCTGTATAAGGCATTTGAAGCATCAGGTTTACACTTGCCGAGTTTTGGTTCCGTGCTATTTACCATAGCAGATGAAACAAAAGCAGAAGCTTTAGAATTAGCAAAACGTTTCAAGGAAATTGGTTATAGCTTGATTGCTACAAAAGGAACAGCACAATATTTGGAAAAGAATGGTTTATTAGTTAAAACGGTGGACAAAATCCATCAGGGAGGTAAAGAAACAGTTCTGGACTTGATCCGTTCAGGGGAAGCCCAGTTAGTTGTCAACACGATGGATAAAAATCGCTCAGATCTAAATCAAGATGGTTTCTTGATTCGACGTGAGGCTGTTGAACATGGTGTGCCTTTATTTACATCACTAGATACGGCAGAAGCAATCTTAACCGTTTTGGAATCAAGAGCATTTTCAACGGAAGCTATCTAA
- a CDS encoding carbamoyl phosphate synthase small subunit: MKRLLILEDGTVFEGKAFGAAVDVVGEVVFTTSMTGYQETITDQSFNGQIITFTYPMVGNYGVNRDDYESISPTCKGVIVKEHARLASNWRAQMTLDEFLKRKGIPGISGIDTRALTRKLRSVGTMKAGFIDEGDDLAHAFDQLKATVLPKNQVAQVSTTKPYPSPGIGRNVVVVDFGLKHSILRELTKRNCNLTVLPYNTDAETILELSPDGVMLTNGPGDPKDVPEAIDMIQKIQGKVPIFGICLGHQLFALANDADTYKMRFGHRGLNHPVREIATGRIDFTSQNHGFAVDETTVDPEKLIVTHVEVNDGSVEGVRHRKYPAFTVQYHPDAAPGPHDGLHLFDEFMELMDAWKEQD, encoded by the coding sequence TTGAAGCGATTATTGATACTAGAAGACGGAACCGTTTTTGAAGGAAAAGCATTTGGTGCAGCAGTGGATGTGGTTGGTGAAGTTGTTTTTACAACAAGCATGACTGGTTATCAAGAAACGATCACAGACCAAAGTTTTAATGGTCAAATCATTACATTTACTTATCCGATGGTTGGCAATTATGGTGTCAATCGCGATGATTATGAATCTATTTCTCCTACCTGTAAAGGTGTAATTGTTAAAGAACATGCTCGTCTAGCCTCAAATTGGCGAGCGCAAATGACATTAGATGAATTTTTAAAAAGAAAAGGGATTCCTGGGATATCTGGAATCGATACTCGTGCTTTGACGAGAAAGCTGCGCTCTGTAGGGACGATGAAAGCTGGTTTTATTGATGAAGGCGACGATCTGGCGCATGCATTTGATCAATTAAAGGCGACTGTTTTGCCCAAAAATCAAGTGGCTCAAGTGTCAACAACTAAGCCTTATCCAAGTCCTGGAATTGGTCGTAACGTAGTGGTCGTTGATTTTGGTTTAAAACATAGTATCTTACGTGAATTAACCAAACGCAACTGCAATCTGACCGTTTTACCTTACAACACAGATGCTGAAACGATTTTAGAGCTTTCCCCTGATGGAGTTATGCTGACAAATGGGCCTGGAGATCCTAAAGATGTACCAGAAGCAATTGACATGATTCAAAAGATTCAAGGAAAGGTTCCGATTTTTGGCATATGTTTAGGTCATCAACTGTTTGCTCTGGCAAATGACGCAGATACGTATAAGATGAGATTTGGTCACCGTGGACTAAATCATCCTGTTCGTGAAATTGCCACTGGACGAATTGATTTTACATCGCAGAATCATGGGTTTGCGGTTGATGAAACAACAGTTGATCCGGAAAAATTGATTGTGACTCATGTGGAAGTAAACGATGGTTCAGTTGAGGGTGTTAGACACCGTAAATATCCAGCTTTTACGGTTCAATACCACCCGGATGCAGCTCCAGGTCCTCATGATGGCCTTCACTTGTTTGATGAATTTATGGAATTAATGGATGCATGGAAGGAGCAAGACTAA